In Lycium ferocissimum isolate CSIRO_LF1 chromosome 11, AGI_CSIRO_Lferr_CH_V1, whole genome shotgun sequence, a single genomic region encodes these proteins:
- the LOC132038030 gene encoding uncharacterized protein LOC132038030, which translates to MIDNHELILGPTPPNVDTNPLSKHGGNKIHMIERGDEWEESPAIIRLDIEGLESTVASLSLQERKEVLGPLIRKFEMSQSSAVAKKEPFVLKYPSIIVRIQNEPFVLKASGPVENAPFVIKPPHLIMVNKGKEIAAVVQGMTSCGRCYAPEEPVLEMPHRENPQKRPITEGEAENFWRQMPVKDYLIIEHLHKTPARISVMSLLLNSSQHRLSLMKALDEAQVPAGTTSETLAEIVRYVVRPHRLSFSDDKLPRVGKTHNKALHITVKYHDKIIPQVLIDRGARLNVCPVTMLKQLGYYVGKIRQSRTNVKAYDGATTDPIGEIDLHIQMGPVEFVVEFVIMDIKMSYNLLLGRPWLHTAGVVASSLHQSLKFVRDDQKVVINGKGSIHNYPDNFVPVIEKSPVGTDFHTVELAMIDHREDDEDIPKPPVYKIVATTMIRSGFEPGSGKELTRNQRTSEYPEWEISIWGRIRAM; encoded by the coding sequence ATGATTGACAATCATGAGCTTATCCTGGGACCAACACCACCAAATGTGGACACAAATCCTCTCTCGAAGCATGGAGGGAATAAAATTCACATGATAGAAAGAGGTGATGAATGGGAAGAGAGCCCTGCGATAATTCGCTTAGATATTGAAGGGTTGGAAAGCACCGTCGCCTCGTTGTCCTTACAGGAGCGAAAAGAAGTGTTAGGCCCTTTAATAAGGAAATTTGAGATGTCTCAGTCATCTGCTGTAGCCAAGAAAGAGCCCTTCGTGCTCAAATATCCCTCAATAATCGTTCGAATTCAGAACGAGCCGTTCGTACTCAAAGCATCAGGACCAGTTGAGAATGCACCTTTTGTGATCAAACCACCGCACCTGATAATGGtcaataaaggaaaagaaatagcTGCTGTGGTTCAGGGTATGACCAGTTGTGGAAGGTGTTATGCTCCAGAAGAGCCTGTGCTCGAAATGCCACATCGCGAAAATCCTCAGAAACGACCAATCACTGAAGGCGAAGCTGAAAACTTTTGGAGGCAAATGCCAGTCAAGGATTATTTGATTATTGAGCACCTGCATAAGACTCCTGCCAGGATATCAGTAATGTCATTGTTACTCAATTCGTCTCAACATCGCTTATCCTTAATGAAAGCTTTGGATGAAGCCCAAGTGCCCGCCGGCACTACAAGTGAAACATTGGCCGAGATTGTGAGGTATGTTGTACGACCGCATAGGCTATCATTTTCTGACGACAAATTGCCAAGAGTGGGTAAGACCCACAATAAGGCCTTGCACATAACAGTCAAATACCACGACAAGATTATCCCTCAAGTGTTGATTGATAGAGGGGCTAGGTTGAATGTATGCCCCGTGACGATGTTGAAACAACTTGGGTATTATGTTGGCAAAATCCGCCAGAGTCGAACAAATGTAAAAGCTTATGATGGCGCAACCACTGACCCAATTGGAGAAATAGATCTACACATACAAATGGGTCCCGTAGAGTTCGTGGTGGAGTTCGTCATCATGGATATCAAAATGAGCTACAACCTATTATTGGGACGACCATGGTTGCACACCGCTGGAGTCGTAGCATCTTCATTGCACCAGTCTCTCAAATTCGTACGGGATGATCAAAAAGTTGTGATTAATGGCAAAGGAAGTATTCACAACTATCCAGACAATTTTGTACCAGTCATAGAGAAGTCACCAGTTGGTACTGATTTTCACACTGTTGAATTAGCCATGATAGATCACAgggaagatgatgaagatatcCCCAAGCCACCGGTCTACAAAATAGTTGCTACGACTATGATAAGAAGTGGGTTTGAGCCTGGTTCTGGGAAGGAACTTACAAGGAATCAAAGAACCAGTGAGTATCCAGAATGGGAAATATCGATTTGGGGTCGGATACGAGCCATGTGA